A genomic segment from Lignipirellula cremea encodes:
- a CDS encoding NAD(P)(+) transhydrogenase (Re/Si-specific) subunit beta: MDTTFYTFLIGLIYLAAACCFVIGIKLMAHPRTAVRGNLFGAGGMLLAIIGALFDAQVAAWNNPAGPANAGYTYVVIGAIIGSAIGAWLALKIQMTAMPQLVAIFNGLGGAASVVVAGAYLFTGGPDLVNFDVLLATALSGLIGGVTFSGSLVAYGKLQELAIFDKPIALPGQQIINLVIAIVLLALTVLITVSGPTMDFWLVALLFFVIVALSLVLGVFLTLPIGGADMPVVIALLNSYSGLAAAATGFVILNNVLIVSGSLVGASGIILTQIMCKAMNRSLTNVLFGVMGTGSSGGDDDAVYANVRKTSADDVAMLLDGAQRVVIVPGYGMAVAQAQHAVRDLGNLLEQRGAVVEYAIHPVAGRMPGHMNVLLAEADVSYDKLKEMDEINPTLETVDVAIVIGANDVVNPVAQTDPQSPIAGMPIIEVGKARTVIVIKRSLSPGFAKIPNPLFAADNTLMLFADGRQAVLDIIRAVKEG, encoded by the coding sequence ATGGATACCACGTTCTATACGTTCCTGATCGGCTTGATCTACCTGGCGGCCGCCTGCTGCTTTGTGATCGGCATCAAGCTGATGGCCCACCCGCGCACGGCCGTGCGGGGCAACCTGTTTGGCGCCGGGGGAATGCTGCTGGCGATCATCGGGGCGCTGTTCGATGCGCAGGTCGCCGCCTGGAACAATCCGGCCGGACCCGCCAACGCGGGCTACACCTATGTGGTGATCGGCGCGATCATCGGTTCGGCGATTGGCGCCTGGCTGGCGCTGAAAATCCAGATGACGGCGATGCCGCAGCTGGTGGCGATCTTTAACGGGCTGGGCGGGGCCGCGTCGGTCGTGGTGGCGGGAGCTTATCTGTTTACCGGCGGCCCGGATCTGGTGAACTTCGATGTGCTGCTGGCGACGGCCCTCTCGGGTCTGATTGGCGGCGTGACCTTTTCCGGCAGCCTGGTGGCGTACGGCAAGCTGCAGGAGCTGGCGATTTTTGACAAGCCGATCGCCCTGCCGGGCCAGCAGATTATCAACCTGGTAATTGCGATTGTGCTGCTGGCTTTGACGGTGCTGATTACGGTCAGCGGTCCGACGATGGATTTCTGGCTGGTGGCGCTGCTGTTCTTTGTGATTGTGGCGTTGTCGCTGGTGCTGGGGGTGTTTCTCACGCTGCCGATCGGCGGCGCCGACATGCCGGTGGTGATCGCCCTGCTCAATTCTTACTCCGGCCTGGCCGCGGCGGCGACCGGCTTTGTGATTCTGAATAACGTGCTGATCGTTTCCGGTTCGCTGGTGGGAGCGTCGGGCATTATTCTGACGCAGATCATGTGCAAGGCAATGAACCGCTCGCTGACGAACGTGCTGTTCGGCGTGATGGGAACGGGCAGTTCCGGCGGCGACGACGACGCGGTTTACGCCAACGTGCGTAAAACCTCGGCCGACGATGTAGCCATGCTGCTCGACGGCGCCCAGCGCGTGGTGATTGTCCCTGGCTACGGGATGGCCGTCGCCCAGGCCCAGCACGCGGTACGCGACCTGGGCAACCTGCTGGAACAACGCGGCGCCGTGGTGGAATACGCCATTCACCCGGTCGCGGGCCGCATGCCGGGTCACATGAACGTGCTGCTGGCCGAGGCCGACGTCTCTTATGACAAGCTCAAAGAGATGGACGAAATCAACCCCACGCTGGAAACAGTCGACGTGGCGATCGTGATCGGCGCCAACGACGTCGTCAATCCAGTCGCCCAGACTGACCCGCAAAGTCCGATCGCCGGCATGCCGATCATCGAGGTCGGCAAGGCCCGCACGGTGATTGTCATCAAACGCAGCCTGAGCCCCGGTTTCGCCAAGATCCCCAACCCGCTGTTCGCGGCCGACAACACCCTGATGCTGTTCGCCGATGGCCGCCAGGCCGTGCTCGACATCATCCGCGCGGTCAAAGAAGGCTAA
- a CDS encoding DUF997 family protein, translating into MSIPDPVYLNARRESFVIVALFAVFILWSVTVCVYFGYLPTTAEGEAPEISLVLGMPAWAFWGLLAPWLAVDVVAFWFCFFFMKNDDLGEEQVSDVPQPSHLQNKLPPHEESNHA; encoded by the coding sequence ATGTCGATACCCGATCCGGTCTACCTTAATGCGCGGCGCGAATCGTTCGTGATCGTCGCGCTGTTTGCTGTCTTTATCTTGTGGTCGGTCACGGTCTGCGTGTACTTCGGTTATCTGCCGACCACTGCCGAAGGCGAGGCTCCTGAAATCAGCCTGGTGCTGGGGATGCCGGCCTGGGCGTTCTGGGGCCTGCTCGCTCCCTGGCTGGCGGTGGATGTCGTCGCCTTCTGGTTCTGCTTTTTCTTCATGAAGAACGACGACCTGGGCGAAGAGCAAGTGTCCGACGTTCCCCAGCCGAGCCACCTGCAGAACAAACTGCCGCCGCACGAGGAGTCGAACCATGCCTGA